In the genome of Paenibacillus sp. FSL R5-0766, one region contains:
- a CDS encoding NAD(P)H oxidoreductase yields the protein MKVKLVVTHPRQDSLTFAVMNRFIEGMQENSHEIDILDLYHDGFDPLYRVEDERDWQNPDKQHAPVIRKELDRVLAADAIVFVFPIWWYNVPSMLKAYLDKVWNMGLLNKANSKKALWIALAGGTEASFHKYDYYNMISNYLNNGIAGYARMQESRVEFLYETISESKEHIEGLLEQAYQIGKHYN from the coding sequence ATGAAAGTTAAACTGGTCGTTACTCACCCAAGACAGGATTCCCTAACATTTGCCGTGATGAATCGTTTTATAGAAGGTATGCAGGAGAATTCCCATGAAATCGATATCCTCGATCTATATCATGACGGATTCGATCCCCTATATCGTGTAGAAGATGAGCGAGACTGGCAAAATCCCGACAAACAGCATGCCCCTGTGATTCGCAAAGAGCTGGATCGTGTGCTTGCGGCTGATGCCATTGTATTTGTTTTCCCGATCTGGTGGTACAACGTTCCCTCCATGCTCAAAGCTTATCTGGACAAGGTATGGAACATGGGGCTGCTGAACAAGGCAAACTCCAAAAAGGCACTCTGGATTGCACTAGCTGGAGGAACGGAGGCTTCATTCCATAAATACGACTATTACAACATGATTTCGAATTATTTGAATAATGGGATCGCGGGTTATGCAAGAATGCAGGAATCCCGAGTCGAATTCCTCTATGAAACCATCTCAGAATCCAAAGAACATATCGAAGGTTTGTTGGAGCAAGCGTATCAAATCGGCAAACATTACAATTAA
- a CDS encoding assimilatory sulfite reductase (NADPH) flavoprotein subunit yields MELQVTNSPFNQEQVELLNRLIPTLTDGQRTWLSGYIAAIQTSATITAPANLVQAAPTTGIAPVSAPPVSREVTVLFGSQTGNSSGLSKKLAKKLEEQGLQVTLSSMGDFKPNGLKKIENLLIIVSTHGEGEPPDNAIPLHEFLNSKRAPKLEGLRYSVLALGDTSYEFFCQTGKDFDNRLQELGGTALVPRVDCDVDFDEAAAEWMNEVLASLSSTSAGASTVTTEAVTAAVSGGESEYDRTNPFKAEVLENLNLNGRGSDRETRHIELSLEGSNLDYEPGDSLGVFPENHPRLVDELIAAMGWNADERVTVNKNGDQASVHEALLRYFEITAVTKPVVEQLAKLNPGSGLTALLADDSEFRTVMNSCDLLDLVQDYNLKGIPAGEFVAALRKIPARLYSIASSSKSFPDEVHLTVRSVRYEARGRERYGVCSVHLAERIEAGDTLPVYIQHNPNFKLPENPDTPIIMVGPGTGVAPFRSFLGEREETGAEGKTWLFYGDQHFATDFLYQTEWQRWLKDGVLTKMDVAFSRDTEQKVYVQHRMLEHSKELYQWLQEGASVYICGDEKKMAHDVHAALTTILEQEGGLSPEQASEYLTRLQQEKRYQRDVY; encoded by the coding sequence GTGGAACTTCAAGTGACAAACAGCCCTTTTAATCAAGAACAAGTTGAACTGCTTAATCGTCTTATTCCTACATTGACCGATGGACAACGTACTTGGTTGAGCGGATATATTGCAGCAATTCAGACAAGCGCGACAATAACAGCTCCAGCTAACCTGGTACAGGCTGCACCAACTACAGGTATTGCACCTGTCAGTGCTCCGCCAGTATCCCGGGAAGTTACCGTGCTTTTTGGTTCACAAACCGGGAATTCCAGTGGCCTATCGAAGAAGCTGGCCAAGAAACTTGAAGAGCAAGGTCTTCAGGTCACGTTGTCATCGATGGGAGATTTCAAACCGAACGGACTTAAGAAAATTGAAAATCTCCTCATCATCGTCAGTACGCATGGCGAAGGCGAACCACCGGATAATGCGATTCCGCTGCATGAATTCCTGAACAGCAAACGGGCTCCGAAGCTTGAAGGACTTCGTTACTCGGTGTTGGCTCTGGGAGATACCTCCTATGAGTTCTTTTGTCAGACAGGTAAGGACTTCGATAATCGGTTGCAGGAGTTGGGTGGTACAGCTCTTGTACCGCGTGTGGATTGTGATGTTGATTTTGATGAAGCAGCTGCGGAGTGGATGAATGAAGTACTGGCATCCTTAAGCAGTACATCTGCTGGTGCGAGTACGGTAACCACTGAGGCTGTTACAGCTGCGGTGAGCGGCGGGGAGTCCGAATATGATCGCACGAACCCATTCAAAGCTGAAGTGTTGGAGAATCTCAATCTGAATGGCAGAGGATCGGACCGTGAAACACGCCATATTGAGTTGTCTTTGGAAGGTTCCAACCTGGATTATGAGCCGGGAGACAGCCTCGGGGTATTCCCTGAGAATCATCCGCGCCTTGTGGATGAATTGATTGCAGCCATGGGATGGAATGCCGATGAACGCGTGACCGTGAATAAAAACGGGGATCAGGCATCTGTGCATGAAGCGTTGCTGCGTTATTTTGAAATTACAGCTGTGACGAAACCGGTCGTGGAGCAACTTGCGAAACTGAATCCTGGGAGTGGCCTGACGGCGTTACTCGCAGATGATTCCGAATTCCGTACAGTCATGAATAGCTGTGATCTGCTGGATCTGGTTCAGGATTATAATCTGAAAGGGATTCCTGCCGGAGAATTTGTAGCTGCTCTTCGCAAAATTCCGGCACGTCTGTACTCCATAGCGAGTAGTTCGAAGTCTTTCCCGGATGAAGTTCATCTTACTGTTCGCTCGGTACGTTATGAAGCGCGTGGCAGAGAACGTTACGGTGTATGCTCGGTACATCTGGCTGAACGAATCGAAGCTGGCGACACCCTGCCTGTATATATACAGCATAACCCGAATTTCAAGCTGCCTGAGAACCCGGATACACCAATCATCATGGTTGGCCCAGGTACAGGTGTGGCGCCGTTCAGATCTTTCCTTGGTGAGCGTGAAGAAACAGGAGCAGAGGGCAAGACATGGCTGTTTTACGGAGATCAGCATTTCGCCACTGACTTCTTGTACCAGACGGAATGGCAACGTTGGCTCAAAGATGGTGTGCTCACGAAGATGGATGTAGCCTTCTCACGTGATACGGAACAGAAAGTGTATGTACAACATCGCATGCTGGAACACAGCAAAGAACTGTACCAGTGGCTTCAGGAAGGTGCAAGCGTATATATCTGTGGTGACGAGAAAAAAATGGCACATGATGTGCATGCTGCGCTCACCACGATTCTTGAACAAGAAGGCGGTTTATCGCCTGAGCAGGCATCGGAATATCTGACACGGTTACAGCAGGAGAAACGTTATCAGCGGGACGTCTATTAA
- a CDS encoding YebC/PmpR family DNA-binding transcriptional regulator encodes MGRKWNNIKEKKASKDANTSRVYAKFGVEIYVAAKKGEPDPEANRALKVVLERAKTYNVPKAIIDRAMEKAKGSGDENYEELRYEGFGPNGAMVIVDALTNNVNRTAPEVRSAFNKNAGNMGVSGSVAYMFDPTAVIGIEGKNSEEVLELLLEADVDVRDIVDEDDAVIVYAEPDQFHAVQEAFKAAGITEFTVAELTMLAQNHIELPEDAQAQFEKLIDALEDLEDVQQVYHNVEFV; translated from the coding sequence ATGGGTCGTAAGTGGAATAATATCAAGGAAAAGAAAGCTTCAAAAGATGCAAACACGAGCCGGGTCTACGCTAAATTCGGCGTTGAGATCTATGTAGCTGCCAAGAAGGGCGAACCGGACCCGGAAGCGAACCGTGCACTGAAAGTCGTGCTGGAACGTGCCAAAACGTATAATGTACCCAAAGCCATCATTGATCGTGCGATGGAAAAAGCTAAAGGCAGCGGGGATGAGAACTATGAAGAGCTGCGTTATGAAGGCTTCGGACCGAATGGTGCGATGGTCATCGTTGATGCACTCACTAACAATGTGAATCGTACAGCGCCGGAAGTGCGCTCTGCGTTTAACAAAAACGCTGGCAACATGGGTGTCAGTGGTTCTGTTGCTTACATGTTTGATCCTACAGCGGTTATCGGTATAGAAGGCAAGAATTCCGAAGAAGTACTTGAACTTTTGCTTGAAGCAGACGTGGATGTACGTGATATTGTGGACGAAGACGACGCTGTGATTGTATATGCAGAACCGGATCAATTCCACGCTGTACAAGAAGCATTCAAAGCTGCGGGTATTACCGAGTTCACAGTAGCCGAGCTGACGATGCTTGCGCAAAACCATATTGAACTTCCAGAGGATGCACAAGCTCAGTTCGAGAAACTGATCGATGCGCTTGAGGATCTTGAAGATGTTCAGCAGGTCTACCATAACGTAGAGTTCGTGTAA
- a CDS encoding S-layer homology domain-containing protein, protein MIFMLSATLALSSGPLMLPSKAYADLNSIPATLLQDDFSDGNYTESPVWNVSSGNWEVFADPTDASNSTLFQSDTNEGIISTGESISDMTVSMRFYTGEGKGYPGILPRFQDKSNFYYFQMQVPNNKLVFSKRVNGTDTPLKTVDYAFAKDTWYTLKVVLSDSTIRGYIAENGSDQLVFDLVDTTYGSGTVGIRNKWQSVHADDVIIAEQPPGNDIQLSIAEQTASSVSLQWSEIAGASAYRLYRSSSPEGGYSLVTNTGTLGHTDEGLSGDTVYYYKLAYEYGGLTESLWTAPLEVRTTAAAPQAPGELKAEALNATSVKLSWSAVDKSTGYRVVRAKAGSDQYEQIYEGKGLTFTDLELEPGNSYNYRVTAFNAAGESAFTVAEATTYSIDSPAEFAATAVTDTSISLGWNVLPGSDVTYTVSRATSATGTYQQVYSGNESTYNDSGLTMGTGYFYIIQATVDGVTSPASAPLGVTTIRTSITPGQLWPDLDGKPIDAHGAGFFYDEQTEMYYWYGEYHTGGWPAVGVRVYSSKDLMNWTDRGMALTTLQSMDDFDHDPLISKLYAGREDRVDIWGDIRKGRIIERPKVIYNDKTKKYVMWAHMDGDKDPYNDNANYGKARAGYAISDSPTGPFVYQKSYRMDRAPEGEKDFFPSDRGMARDMTLFKDDDGTGYLIYSSEENLTLYISKLNEDYSDVTGWHKEGRTDDKGNPVRDSTYQAEYGVDYVRVFPGGQREAPAMFKYQGKYYILTSGASGWAPNENKVTVADNIFGPWSTQTNPFVRTLPTDPDPGKAFGTQTTSVIPVDPEKGKFIYVGDMWNGGNFSNDAAKYVFLPIEFGIGSDIAIKWYNSWTPDLLNSMGKVDIADPLPEAVALGKVPSLPTTLNVREGGALVSTPAVWTIDNREMTAEDFAKPGPLTLQVTTPEYNNKKQAVRVNVIPENTLYFVNSGGYETADYSLMGAYMKGTLANPGTADQMYAPAEGRNWGYVSADALASGSNGGDIFSTVRYLNGGNVSNSPKGTDLTYRFDVPNGTYDVYAGFNDPWTNTSRRANLIINGTNTGAVTFTPASVRAHKGISVSDNKLELTVRNTASQDPMISWIMIVNPDAAPPANDSAGLNADTLDSTSATLHWDAHLGAASYKLYRSDREQGEYKVVYSGNGREYTDSELNPGTEYYYKVEALDATGQSLRGVSSAYQVHTAQQSAADVATSITALEQPSAGAKKLKFPSVPQGFTVKIASSSVPSVIQTDGTIVPPFKETTVTLELEITRTSDDSKALTVPLTVKVPVSVPSPGGTDPGSGGNPGGNSGGNSGNGNPSAENAVPQPKPEKDRSVLELQGQSDQKGVVQSNVDASTIKKAFQVSPSTDAGQRLVELRLKPVSGATAYEVSLPTSALIDQGESHVFNIVTELGTLELPATLLTKDIVVDGIASIRLVRTELPKTVADQLGTPYGVQLELQLDGQPWPSESQLILRLPFQSSQNAQQDRIVAFAIGANGVATPLPQSYYDQKSGQLVFSVTSLTGNYAVVPVEQTFADLAEVQWAKKAMEALAVRGVIDAEASGDSTQLHPKQEMTRGQYMQWLMTALGLNVTSVNAFSDVNEMAPYYQAVTAARSLGITSGTGDGRFLPESTITRQEMMTLTVRALAAAGLVDSEKAGTDKLTRFRDASEIRSYARDSVALLVDLGIANGYNGQVKPLAEATRAESATLLYAMMSKLVWQK, encoded by the coding sequence ATGATATTTATGTTATCTGCAACACTTGCGCTGTCTTCCGGACCGTTGATGCTGCCGAGTAAGGCGTATGCCGATCTGAACAGTATACCCGCCACGTTGTTGCAGGACGATTTTTCGGATGGGAATTACACGGAATCACCCGTGTGGAACGTAAGCTCAGGCAACTGGGAAGTGTTCGCTGACCCGACAGATGCGTCCAATTCCACGCTTTTCCAGAGCGATACCAATGAAGGCATCATCTCTACTGGAGAATCCATCTCGGACATGACCGTGTCCATGCGCTTTTATACAGGAGAAGGTAAAGGATATCCGGGCATTTTGCCGCGGTTCCAAGATAAGAGCAATTTTTACTATTTTCAAATGCAGGTACCCAACAATAAACTCGTTTTCTCGAAAAGGGTGAACGGGACAGATACACCTCTGAAAACGGTGGACTATGCGTTTGCCAAAGATACATGGTACACACTCAAAGTGGTGTTATCAGATAGCACCATTCGCGGGTATATCGCGGAAAACGGCTCCGATCAGTTGGTATTTGATCTGGTCGATACTACATACGGGTCAGGGACCGTGGGCATTCGGAATAAGTGGCAGTCGGTACATGCAGATGACGTAATCATTGCCGAGCAGCCGCCTGGGAACGATATTCAGCTCTCCATTGCTGAGCAGACGGCGTCTTCGGTTTCACTGCAATGGTCTGAAATCGCAGGTGCATCAGCCTATCGCTTGTATCGTTCCTCTTCGCCTGAAGGCGGTTATTCCCTGGTAACCAATACCGGGACTTTGGGACACACGGATGAAGGATTAAGCGGAGATACGGTGTATTATTACAAGCTCGCTTATGAATACGGAGGCCTAACCGAATCATTATGGACTGCTCCGCTGGAAGTTCGGACAACTGCGGCGGCACCACAGGCTCCTGGCGAATTAAAGGCTGAAGCACTCAATGCCACAAGCGTGAAGCTATCTTGGTCCGCCGTGGACAAGTCAACTGGTTATCGCGTGGTTCGGGCCAAAGCTGGCAGTGACCAGTATGAGCAGATATACGAAGGGAAAGGGCTTACTTTTACAGATCTGGAGCTTGAGCCTGGCAACAGCTACAACTATCGCGTAACAGCCTTTAACGCAGCTGGAGAGTCAGCATTCACTGTTGCAGAAGCCACGACATACTCCATTGACTCTCCAGCAGAGTTCGCTGCGACAGCTGTGACGGACACATCAATCTCTCTGGGGTGGAATGTCCTGCCTGGATCTGATGTAACGTATACCGTGTCCCGTGCAACCAGTGCTACGGGTACGTATCAGCAGGTCTACAGCGGCAATGAAAGCACGTATAACGATAGCGGTCTGACGATGGGCACAGGATATTTTTACATCATCCAGGCGACCGTGGACGGCGTAACTTCTCCAGCATCCGCACCGTTGGGTGTTACGACGATTCGTACAAGCATTACACCGGGGCAATTGTGGCCGGATCTGGACGGTAAGCCGATTGATGCGCATGGGGCAGGTTTTTTCTATGATGAACAGACGGAGATGTATTACTGGTATGGTGAATACCACACGGGCGGATGGCCAGCTGTTGGTGTGCGTGTGTATTCATCCAAGGATCTAATGAACTGGACGGACCGAGGCATGGCTCTAACGACACTTCAATCCATGGATGATTTTGACCATGACCCGTTGATCTCCAAATTGTATGCGGGGCGTGAAGACCGTGTGGATATCTGGGGAGATATCCGCAAAGGACGGATTATTGAACGACCAAAGGTCATCTACAACGACAAAACAAAGAAATACGTGATGTGGGCCCACATGGACGGCGACAAAGATCCCTATAACGATAATGCGAATTATGGTAAGGCACGGGCTGGTTATGCGATCAGCGACTCTCCAACAGGGCCTTTTGTGTATCAGAAGAGTTACCGGATGGACAGAGCTCCCGAAGGGGAGAAAGATTTCTTCCCAAGCGACCGGGGTATGGCACGTGATATGACGTTGTTCAAGGACGATGACGGCACTGGGTATCTGATCTATTCCAGTGAGGAAAACCTGACGCTGTATATCTCCAAACTGAATGAAGACTACAGTGACGTAACAGGGTGGCATAAGGAAGGACGAACGGATGACAAAGGCAATCCGGTACGAGATTCCACCTATCAGGCGGAATACGGCGTAGATTACGTGCGAGTGTTCCCGGGAGGGCAACGTGAAGCACCGGCGATGTTCAAGTATCAGGGGAAATATTATATTTTGACTTCCGGAGCTTCCGGTTGGGCCCCTAACGAAAACAAAGTGACGGTGGCGGATAACATTTTTGGCCCGTGGTCAACGCAGACCAATCCGTTCGTGCGTACGTTGCCAACCGATCCTGATCCAGGCAAGGCATTTGGCACACAGACCACTTCCGTCATTCCGGTCGATCCGGAAAAAGGCAAATTCATTTACGTGGGGGATATGTGGAATGGTGGCAATTTCTCGAATGATGCTGCAAAATACGTGTTCTTGCCAATTGAGTTTGGAATAGGCTCCGACATCGCGATCAAGTGGTATAACAGCTGGACACCTGATCTGCTGAATTCGATGGGCAAGGTAGATATTGCTGATCCGTTGCCAGAAGCCGTGGCGCTAGGCAAAGTACCATCCCTGCCAACAACATTGAATGTGCGCGAGGGTGGAGCACTGGTATCAACGCCAGCAGTATGGACGATTGATAACCGGGAGATGACGGCAGAAGATTTTGCTAAGCCAGGACCGCTCACATTACAGGTAACGACACCGGAATATAACAACAAAAAGCAGGCAGTTCGCGTAAACGTCATTCCGGAGAATACACTATATTTCGTGAATAGCGGAGGTTACGAAACGGCTGATTATAGTCTCATGGGTGCTTATATGAAAGGAACGCTTGCGAACCCGGGAACGGCGGACCAGATGTACGCTCCGGCTGAGGGACGTAATTGGGGTTATGTCAGTGCAGATGCACTGGCATCCGGTTCGAATGGCGGGGATATATTCTCGACCGTACGTTATCTGAACGGTGGCAATGTCAGCAATTCCCCTAAAGGCACGGACTTAACCTATAGATTTGATGTGCCAAACGGGACATACGATGTGTACGCCGGATTCAACGATCCGTGGACCAATACATCGCGCAGAGCGAATTTAATCATCAATGGCACCAATACCGGAGCAGTTACTTTTACTCCTGCCAGTGTTAGAGCCCATAAAGGCATCAGCGTGTCGGACAACAAGCTGGAGTTGACCGTGCGCAATACGGCATCGCAGGACCCGATGATTAGTTGGATTATGATCGTTAATCCTGACGCCGCGCCACCTGCAAATGATAGTGCTGGCCTTAATGCTGATACGTTGGATTCAACGAGCGCAACGCTTCACTGGGATGCTCATCTTGGTGCAGCAAGCTACAAGCTATACCGCTCAGATCGTGAGCAAGGTGAGTACAAGGTGGTCTACAGTGGCAATGGGCGGGAGTACACGGACAGTGAACTGAACCCCGGCACGGAATATTATTACAAAGTGGAAGCTTTGGATGCCACGGGGCAATCCTTAAGAGGTGTATCTTCTGCTTATCAGGTTCACACGGCTCAGCAGAGCGCTGCTGATGTAGCTACAAGCATTACAGCTTTGGAACAGCCTTCCGCAGGTGCAAAAAAACTGAAGTTCCCATCCGTGCCACAAGGTTTCACGGTGAAGATCGCTTCCAGTTCGGTACCGTCGGTCATTCAAACTGATGGAACGATTGTCCCACCATTTAAGGAAACAACAGTAACCCTGGAGTTGGAAATTACTCGAACTTCTGACGACAGTAAAGCCTTGACTGTACCGTTGACAGTGAAGGTGCCGGTATCTGTTCCTTCCCCTGGAGGCACGGACCCTGGTTCGGGCGGCAATCCAGGCGGCAATTCCGGTGGAAATTCAGGAAATGGTAACCCAAGTGCAGAGAATGCGGTACCACAACCTAAACCGGAGAAGGACCGTTCTGTTCTGGAGTTGCAGGGACAGTCCGATCAGAAGGGTGTAGTGCAGTCCAACGTGGATGCTTCAACGATTAAAAAGGCTTTTCAAGTTTCTCCCTCAACGGATGCGGGTCAGCGCTTGGTCGAACTTCGGCTGAAGCCGGTTTCGGGAGCAACGGCATATGAAGTATCTCTGCCTACCTCTGCGTTGATAGATCAGGGAGAGTCACATGTGTTCAACATTGTTACAGAGCTGGGAACGTTGGAGCTTCCTGCGACACTGTTAACAAAGGATATAGTTGTTGATGGGATTGCATCAATCCGATTGGTCAGAACGGAGCTGCCAAAAACAGTCGCAGATCAGCTTGGCACGCCATATGGAGTCCAGCTTGAGCTTCAACTGGATGGTCAACCATGGCCATCGGAAAGCCAGTTAATACTTCGTCTGCCTTTCCAATCATCACAAAATGCTCAGCAGGATCGGATTGTAGCATTTGCCATTGGTGCGAACGGTGTGGCAACCCCGTTGCCGCAAAGTTACTACGATCAAAAAAGCGGGCAGCTTGTATTTTCCGTAACATCACTCACAGGAAATTATGCTGTTGTGCCTGTGGAGCAGACATTCGCAGATCTTGCAGAAGTGCAGTGGGCCAAGAAAGCAATGGAGGCTTTGGCTGTCCGAGGTGTAATTGATGCTGAGGCAAGCGGTGATTCCACGCAGTTACATCCAAAACAGGAGATGACCCGCGGCCAATACATGCAATGGTTGATGACTGCACTGGGTTTGAATGTTACTTCCGTGAATGCGTTCTCTGATGTAAACGAAATGGCTCCGTATTACCAAGCAGTTACAGCTGCTCGTTCGCTAGGTATCACCAGTGGTACCGGTGACGGGCGCTTCTTGCCAGAGTCGACGATCACTCGTCAGGAGATGATGACATTGACAGTTCGGGCACTTGCAGCGGCTGGACTGGTTGACTCCGAGAAGGCTGGAACAGATAAGCTTACTCGTTTCCGTGATGCTTCCGAGATTCGCTCTTATGCCCGGGATAGTGTGGCATTACTTGTGGATCTGGGCATCGCCAACGGGTACAACGGTCAGGTGAAACCACTTGCCGAAGCAACCCGAGCCGAATCGGCTACGTTGTTATATGCGATGATGAGCAAACTGGTATGGCAGAAATGA
- a CDS encoding DMT family transporter, giving the protein MLITGISLALLAGALVSLQTIFNSKVNERTGSWSTTTMVLFTGFIASFLISLLVEGKNTFSFQHMQPWYWLSGAIGVGVVFCLVQGMKLLGPTYAISIVLTSQLSFALLFDSMGWLGLEQIPFSWNQLLGVLVIVGGIVLFKFGGGKSEKSEQSPGTLQSDS; this is encoded by the coding sequence ATGTTAATCACAGGTATTTCGCTTGCACTACTGGCAGGTGCACTTGTCAGTCTGCAAACGATTTTTAATAGCAAAGTCAATGAACGCACCGGTTCATGGTCCACAACAACGATGGTGCTTTTCACGGGATTCATTGCTTCTTTCCTCATCTCTCTGCTGGTAGAGGGCAAAAATACATTCAGCTTCCAGCATATGCAACCCTGGTACTGGCTCAGTGGAGCCATCGGCGTTGGCGTGGTCTTCTGTCTCGTGCAAGGGATGAAGCTACTTGGTCCCACATATGCCATCTCAATCGTGCTAACATCCCAACTGAGTTTTGCGCTACTATTTGATTCCATGGGATGGCTCGGTCTGGAGCAAATTCCTTTTTCGTGGAATCAGCTGCTCGGTGTACTTGTCATTGTTGGTGGAATTGTGTTATTCAAGTTCGGTGGGGGTAAATCGGAAAAATCAGAGCAGTCCCCTGGAACGTTGCAGTCTGACTCATAA
- a CDS encoding winged helix-turn-helix transcriptional regulator: MEQEMKKYESGVQAMLELVGGKWRILILHQLISGKKRTSELRRAIPGITQKVLTQQLRELEKNEIIHRIIHPQIPPKVEYELTEYGLTLQDIIDRICLWGENHLDRVYGDKSRVLGNHFSDYIPLSTST; encoded by the coding sequence GTGGAACAAGAAATGAAAAAATATGAGAGTGGCGTGCAGGCGATGCTGGAACTGGTCGGTGGAAAATGGAGGATTCTTATTCTGCATCAGCTGATATCAGGTAAAAAACGAACAAGCGAACTTCGCAGAGCCATTCCTGGCATTACCCAGAAGGTCTTAACCCAGCAGCTGCGTGAACTGGAAAAGAATGAAATCATCCATCGGATCATTCATCCCCAGATTCCGCCCAAGGTAGAGTATGAGCTGACAGAGTACGGCTTGACACTACAGGACATCATTGACCGCATATGTCTGTGGGGAGAAAATCATTTGGACAGAGTATACGGAGATAAAAGCAGAGTGCTGGGAAATCATTTTAGTGACTATATTCCACTTTCAACTTCAACTTAA
- the cysI gene encoding assimilatory sulfite reductase (NADPH) hemoprotein subunit, whose translation MVYNNLLNPQRTNSDVEDIKIKSDYLRGSLTETLADRITGAIPEDDNRLMKHHGSYMQDDRDLRNERHKSKLEPAYQFMLRVRASGGIVTPEQWLMMDRVAHKYANETIRLTTRQSFQLHGVLKWDLKNTIREVNDSLLSTLAACGDVNRNVMCNPNPNQSDVHAEVYEWACQVSNHLDPRTRAYHELWLDGEKVIDSQDSDEEVEPIYGKVYLPRKFKIGIAVPPSNDVDVYSQDLGFIAIVENGKLQGFNVSVGGGMGMSHGDAKTYPQVSKVIGFCTPEQMIDVAEKTVMIQRDYGDRAVRKHARFKYTLDDRGVEWFVEELTSRLGWKLDVARPYHFETNGDRYGWVKGNNGRWHYTLFIQNGRVKDVDGYPLMTGLREIAKVHTGDFRLTANQNLIIGNISSQKKKKIEALIQQYNLTDGAHYSALRRSSMACVALPTCGLAMAESERYLPSLIDKLEPVLDEAGLRDEEIVIRMTGCPNGCARPMLAEISFIGKAPGKYNMYLGGSFTGHRLNKLYKENIGETEILDTLTPMVNQYAKERNEGEHFGDFVIRAGYVPEVLDGRQFHA comes from the coding sequence ATGGTTTATAATAACTTACTTAACCCACAGCGCACGAATAGCGATGTGGAAGATATAAAGATCAAAAGTGATTACTTGCGCGGAAGTCTGACCGAGACGTTGGCTGATCGTATCACGGGGGCTATTCCAGAGGACGACAACCGTCTGATGAAACACCACGGCAGTTATATGCAGGACGATCGCGACCTGCGTAATGAGCGTCACAAATCCAAGCTGGAGCCTGCGTACCAATTCATGTTGCGTGTACGTGCTTCCGGTGGGATTGTAACCCCGGAGCAGTGGTTGATGATGGATAGGGTAGCGCATAAATATGCGAATGAGACGATTCGTCTGACCACACGTCAGTCTTTCCAACTGCACGGCGTACTGAAGTGGGATCTTAAGAACACCATTCGCGAAGTGAACGATTCGTTGCTAAGCACACTGGCTGCATGTGGTGACGTAAACCGTAACGTGATGTGTAACCCGAATCCGAATCAATCTGATGTGCATGCTGAAGTGTATGAGTGGGCATGTCAGGTGAGCAATCATCTGGACCCTCGCACCCGGGCTTATCATGAGCTGTGGCTGGACGGAGAGAAAGTGATTGATTCCCAGGACTCCGACGAAGAAGTTGAACCAATCTATGGCAAAGTGTATTTGCCACGGAAGTTCAAGATCGGTATTGCTGTACCACCATCCAATGATGTGGACGTCTATTCACAAGATCTTGGCTTTATTGCTATTGTGGAGAACGGCAAGCTGCAAGGCTTCAACGTTTCCGTTGGTGGCGGCATGGGAATGTCTCATGGTGACGCCAAAACCTATCCTCAGGTGTCTAAAGTCATTGGTTTCTGTACTCCGGAGCAAATGATTGATGTTGCAGAGAAAACAGTTATGATTCAGCGTGATTATGGAGATCGTGCAGTTCGTAAACATGCTCGTTTCAAATATACGCTGGATGATCGTGGTGTGGAGTGGTTTGTCGAAGAGCTGACCAGCCGTCTGGGATGGAAACTGGATGTGGCACGTCCGTATCATTTTGAGACTAACGGAGATCGATATGGTTGGGTAAAAGGTAATAATGGCAGATGGCACTACACGCTGTTCATTCAGAATGGTCGTGTAAAGGATGTTGATGGATATCCTCTCATGACGGGTTTACGTGAAATTGCCAAAGTGCATACGGGTGATTTCCGTCTCACTGCGAACCAAAATCTAATCATCGGTAATATTAGCAGCCAGAAAAAGAAAAAGATTGAAGCGCTGATTCAGCAGTACAATCTGACCGATGGTGCACATTACTCTGCACTACGCAGAAGTTCGATGGCTTGTGTTGCGCTTCCGACTTGCGGCCTTGCGATGGCTGAGTCCGAACGTTACTTGCCGTCCCTGATCGACAAACTGGAGCCTGTACTCGACGAAGCCGGGCTGAGAGACGAAGAAATTGTCATTCGGATGACCGGCTGCCCGAACGGATGCGCAAGACCTATGCTGGCAGAGATTTCATTTATCGGTAAAGCACCAGGGAAATACAATATGTATCTCGGTGGCAGCTTCACTGGACATCGCTTGAATAAGCTGTACAAAGAAAACATTGGTGAAACTGAGATTCTGGACACGTTAACTCCAATGGTGAATCAGTATGCCAAAGAGCGCAATGAAGGTGAACATTTCGGAGACTTTGTCATTCGTGCAGGCTATGTTCCTGAAGTGTTGGATGGTCGACAATTCCACGCTTAA